The genomic window GGCGTTGCTCATTCCGGGGGCCCGTTCCGCGTCGTCGATGAGGGAAACGTCGGCCGAGGAATCCGCCGCGCCTGGCTGCGCCAGGCTGTCGCTGCCGCGACCGACGGCGCGGTACCCCTCGGGCAACGGGGTCGCTGCGGCGGGGTTCACGGCGAGGGTGGGATCGTCGTCCCCCTCCCACGCGAGCGCATCGTCGTCGGGTCTGGCCATGCTCCCAGGGTAGCCCGCCACCGCGACCGCCGAGGGATGCCGCCCCTCACGCCCCGCTGCCACAACGAGAAGCCCGGTCGCCGCTCCCCCGTTTCGGGGAGCGGCGACCGGGCTCGAGCCGTGCCGGGTGGGACGGCGGTGTGTCAGCGCGCGGCGCTGCCCTCGACGTAGTCGCTGTCGGTCTGCTTCCACGAGAACAGGGCGCGCAGGTCCTTGCCGACCGCTTCGATCGCGTGGGCGGCGGCCTTCTCGCGCAGCTCGCCGAACTCGACCGCGCCGGCATCCTGGTCGTTGATGAAGCGCTCGGCGAACGCTCCGGAGCGGATGTCCGCGAGGACAGCCTGCATGTTCTCCTTCACGTGCGGGTCGATCACGCGGGGACCCGAGACGTAGTCGCCGTACTCGGCGGTGTCCGACACCGACCAGCGCTGCTTGGCGATACCGCCCTCCCACATGAGGTCGACGATGAGCTTCAGCTCGTGCAGCACCTCGAAGTACGCGATCTGCGGCTGGTAGCCCGCCTCGGTCAGCGTCTCGAAGCCGTACTGGACGAGCTGCGAGACGCCGCCGCACAGCACGGCCTGCTCACCGAACAGGTCGGTCTCGGTCTCCTCGGTGAAAGTGGTCTTGATGACACCGGCGCGCGTGCCGCCGATGGCCTTCGCGTAGGACAGCGCAACGTCCCACGCCTGGCCCGACGCGTCGTTCTCGACGGCGATGATGTCGGGGATGCCGCGGCCGGCGACGAACTCGCGGCGCACCGTGTGGCCCGGGGCCTTCGGTGCGACGAGGATGACGTCGACGTCCTCGGGGGCCTGGATGTAGCCGAAACGGATGTTGAAGCCGTGCGCGAAGGCGAGGGTCTTGCCCGCC from Microbacterium sp. zg-Y625 includes these protein-coding regions:
- the ilvC gene encoding ketol-acid reductoisomerase, with translation MAEIFYDSDADLSLIQGKKVAIVGYGSQGHAHAQNLRDSGVDVVIALKEGSKSIAKAQEDGFEVKSVADAAEWADLIMILAPDQHQRSIYNDEIKPHLKAGKTLAFAHGFNIRFGYIQAPEDVDVILVAPKAPGHTVRREFVAGRGIPDIIAVENDASGQAWDVALSYAKAIGGTRAGVIKTTFTEETETDLFGEQAVLCGGVSQLVQYGFETLTEAGYQPQIAYFEVLHELKLIVDLMWEGGIAKQRWSVSDTAEYGDYVSGPRVIDPHVKENMQAVLADIRSGAFAERFINDQDAGAVEFGELREKAAAHAIEAVGKDLRALFSWKQTDSDYVEGSAAR